A window of Bombus huntii isolate Logan2020A chromosome 12, iyBomHunt1.1, whole genome shotgun sequence genomic DNA:
taaataattgttttacatCAATCATATTCTTCCTTTCAGTATTCGCTTAATGCGAGTAACAGCGTGCTGCTTTATAACGTAACGAATTATCGAACACGATGAAACTTAAACATAAGGAAAGGACAACGTTATTCGTCTTTTCACTCAACTCTCAACTCGCATCATTCTACGTCGGATCGTTGAATGTGATTCTAAATGAAGCAGTggccatatatatatacatatataaatatatatttatgtataaatgAAATCGAGGAGATCGTAAGGATAAGTCCAATTCGTGTAAATTTAAGTTGTATCGATAACGAGACAAATCGGGTAAgattaaattgtataaaataaatctaaGTGTATGCTGGATCGTCGTGATTCGAGACAGTGCGTTAATATTTCAGTTCACTGCAAAATCAaaggaaatagaaattattgaGTTACGAGCTAATTAAGTTTATTATCAAAGCGGATGGTAATCGAATTGATACGGAATATGTACGAGAAGAATAACCGTGCCGTCTCGAACCCGTCCAAGTATACGTTGGTATATGCAACAAGGATGGGCAAACCGATTTAGCAATAAGTTCCTTGACTTCTTTACGTCGCATATACGGTCAGTTgtgtttcttttgtttctgcTGTTAtctatatcttttattatcgGATACTTTGCAGAGGAACGTTCTCGCCAGATCAGAATCTTCGCAAAAGAAATCCAAAAGTTTGCCCAGTCTTGGATTTGTATTCTAAGCTAATTGAATTACTGGTGTGCCAATACGAAGAGAATAAGCATTTTATAATAACGCTAGTACGTGATTCTTCAGTTTTTGTAAAATAAGATTCGTGCGATTTTCTCATAACAGGcggaggaaaaaagaagtttaaaaaaaaaaaaaaaggatttcGTCTCAATTTATTGGGAAAAACTACGTGTTACATTCCTATTTTGTACGGATTTTTCTAGGTAAAAAGACTCGACTCGTCACCTTGGTCTTTTCTCGATACCGACAATCCATTTAGAAGTTCAAAGCAAATCGCTTCGATCGCACGGAGAACGACGCCGATAGTTTGAAAAGTTTATTAGCAAAGATAATAAACGTAACGCTAAGGTATATTAGAACGATTTGTACTTGGGAACTACGTGGAAACAGATACTTTTCAAAATATCGATGTGtctgaaagaaaaaagaaagaggaagaaagagcgCTTAGAGATACAACCTTCTTCGATGTTAGAAACAGCAATGAATCTAAAAGCGGACATTTAACAAATAACTGAATGATTCGCAAATTCTGCACTGAATAATATTAAGCTCAATAGTATAAAACGTCTGAACAgtacgatatttttatctaAACAGTAGTAAACATACATAACTCTCTCAAGAACGGAGGATTTTCCTTTGTATTCagttctcttttatttttttgtgtaaaagaaaagaaaaagaaaaaaaagggagaaaggaAATTATTTAAGAGGACTCATTGGAACTTGcacttgtttttttttttttttttttttttttttttataaaaattccaatGAGGAAGACGTCGAAATCCGAAGTACAAACGCACATTCTACAGCGAAGATCAACTTAATGGAAACTAAGATTTTTAATACCATACGAGATTCAAATTGCAATGGAtattttgttgaaaattttcGTATCTATCTCTTCGAAGAACAAGAAAACAAGTGGAATAATCGAGTACTTAAGTTTTTACTTTTCTGAGAATGACGTTTCAGAAAGTTATAAAGCGGAAGATAAACTCCTTCGTGTTTCTAAGACCTAAGTATATCTCAATGATGAATAAAAGCAAAAGACTTATCTTATCGCTATTAAGGATTTATGCATCTGCTTAGTTGACCAAATAAAAGCTGTTTATACATTTCAATGTTGTATTACGCGTAGCTGTAAGATATAAAAAGTCGACGAAACGGAAGTGTATGATTTACTGTATGTTTACTCTAATCAGCAAtgcttataatatttaaatagttaATCGTCATAAATCGCGTGAGTCATCACGATACACGATCATTACAcatattatacgtatacgcCATACGCGAGGCACAACACAAcaataataaaggaaaaagtAAAGCGAAAGTAGGTAAAACAAACGCGAATTATATTTTGCCGTGCCAGACGAAAACAAAGCTGCCGCCGCTATCTTGTAGAAcatattgtaataataatgatatccagaaaaatatcgtatagtacattattattattattattattattattattattattattattattattattactattatactTTAGGATTATGTATTcagtaaattatatacaaaattatcaaACACTATGTTACTGCGTTTCGAACCCATCTTTTGTGCATTTTTGAATACtaaatttgtttttcattCCTATGCAgataaaattatgtatatatgcatTGTACGTAATACAAAATGCATCACATAAGAACAAAAAAAGGAGTGAACGGATAATTGTTGTTTTACATTAATTTACGTGTTGTCGATGTTACAATATCCAAATCTTTCTTCGCAAACCTAAAATGAACGTACCAAATAATTCGAGGTATGTAATTCGTTTCAACATTGATTCTTCGTAATTTCTGCTCGTTCTTTTTCCTCCTTCTAAAATTCCATTATTTCAAccaaaaaaatttgtaatctAATTTCCGGTAAGAAAGccattttcatataaaattatcatcCCCTCGTTCGTACCAATAGGCAAGACAACGTTCGTTCGTAACAAAAGTTTGGCGCATAATTTTACGCCACAATGTAAGtattagaaaaaataagtagaaGTGACAAAGAGGTAAGCGATTTTTAAACGAGTCCAAACGTTTCTGATTACATATATTTCAGATTATAATGTTAAAAGAAACGCATACAATTTGCCTACATCATTGGTTCTTGAATTATTAATGTAAGATCATGAACCCGATGTTCTTGTGATGTTAATTATATgtagaaaaatgtttcatatgcaattttttcgtttcatatcggcaaaataaattaaatactaTATGAATCTGTTAAAACGACAGACGATATGATGattaaaaatcataaataatatatacactCTTACATCACAAAAATGCCAATCGATTGACGAATGTTTCCTTTCACTCTATTAGCCACACCATATAGAAGAATCTACTGATTAAAGGTCAGAATTGTgttagaaaaatgaaatttccacTGTTATCTAGTAGTGAATTCTTCCCGACTAGATCGCACCATTTGCTTCGATCGACATTACTAAGTATTCTCACTAATGAAGATTGATTCTAGATGCTTATTTTCATCTGTATCATTACATTACGGCATATGTAAATGGTCCAATTCTTATAAATCTATTGATCCATTGATCAAATCTATTCCTTTCCAGTATCCTATATTCTAActtacatacgtacaaatacaaTGTACACAcacaaaaaatattattaaaatcgaaataataaaggatggacaaaatatttaaaaatttgtcctTGTAATTTTCCGTTGCGCACTTTCTTTCAGATCATTGcgaaatgtaaaaattaatgTTCAAAACATATCTAAAAGAGAATAAATTATCTTGGAATATGTAAGGAtacatatgatataaataaatcaaatataatatattcgtaaaggaatctaaataaatgaattttttatccCCTCCATGTGAGAAGAGGGAATGTGACTGGTTGAATAAGCGGCGGCAACAGCTCGATGAGCAGCATTTAAGCGAGGAACGTTAGTTTGTAAATTTGGTTTCCTCTAATATGATCGATTAGCAAGTGAAACCTATAagtgagaaaaaaaaaggtcAAACGAATTTCAAAGTACGTGCTAAGAAGTTATTCGGTGACCGTAATTTTCACCTGTCGAGTTTCACTTCTAACCTGGATTCGTCAGTGGGTCTGTATCTAGCAGTAAGTAATGTAGCAGTGTCCGTCCTCAAAGCACACATTTTCTTCGTTGCAAGTTGTCGACTCAAAACtacgaatgaaattttcaaaaataatatttgctgAATTCTTATCGTTCCAAGACTATCATTGCAGTCAAGTGTCAAGAAAACATTACACGAAGGTAACGATATTTGGGGAACGAGTTTAATTCATATTCTACGGTCAACCGGCATCACGTGCATTTTCGAGTACAAGAAAACTATACGTTTCCTATATATTATCATAAGCATAGTACTTTAAGGATTACTTcagaaaaattatatgtacAGGAAGATTTATATAAACTACAAAGTATATTACAACATCTGACaaaatcgatcgattaaaGTCAAATATCATGTGGCCAAAAGACGTTGGTATCAAAGCGATAGAAATATACTTTCCTGCTCAATATGTTGAGCAAACAGAGTTGGAACAATTTGATGGTGTGTCTGCTGGGAAATACACTATTGGCTTAGGTCAATCTAGGATGGGTTTCTGCAATGATCGTGAAGACATTAATTCTTTGTGCTTAACAGTTGTGCACCGATTAATGGATAGGTATGAAATAAAACCGCAAGATATTGGACGATTAGAAGTTGGAACTGAAACCATATTAGACAAGAGCAAATCAGTTAAATCTATTCTTATGCAGTTGTTTGAACCATATGATTGTACAGACATTGAAGGAGCTGATACAACCAATGCCTGCTATGGAGGTACAGCTGCTCTTTTAAATGCCATATCTTGGGTAGAAAGCAGTGCCTGGGACGGCAGACTGGCCTTAGTCGTTGCGGGTGATAATGCTGTATATTCTTCTGGAAGTGCTAGACCAACTGGAGGTGCTGGAGCTGTGGCAATGTTAATTGGTCCAAATGCACCTTTAATAATTGATCGTGGAGTAAGATCATCGTGCATGAAACACGCGTATGATTTTTACAAGCCAAATTTAAAGTCTGAATATCCTATTGTAGATGGAAAATTATCGGTTCAGTGTTATCTTAATGCATTAGATACTTGTTATCAGACTTACTGTAAAAAGATGAGGAACAAGCACAATCACAATGTGACTCTAGACAGCTTTAACGcgtttttatttcattctccGTACTGTAAATTAGTACAAAAGTCATTTGCCAGACTAGCTTTTATTGATTTCTTAAACATATCTAAGGAGGAAGTATCTAAAAAACATCCAGAATTAGCGCAATTTCACGATGTTAAATTAGAAGACACTTATTTTAATAGAGATATTGAGAAATCATTTATGAATTTGAGTAAGCCAAATTTTCAGCAGAAAACACAGCCTTCTTTAATGATAGCAAATCAAGTAGGAAATATGTATACTCCATCTGTATACACTGGATTGGCCTCCTTGCTAATTAGTAAGCCTATAAAAGAATTAGCAGGCTCTAAGGTGGGAGT
This region includes:
- the LOC126871936 gene encoding hydroxymethylglutaryl-CoA synthase 1 encodes the protein MWPKDVGIKAIEIYFPAQYVEQTELEQFDGVSAGKYTIGLGQSRMGFCNDREDINSLCLTVVHRLMDRYEIKPQDIGRLEVGTETILDKSKSVKSILMQLFEPYDCTDIEGADTTNACYGGTAALLNAISWVESSAWDGRLALVVAGDNAVYSSGSARPTGGAGAVAMLIGPNAPLIIDRGVRSSCMKHAYDFYKPNLKSEYPIVDGKLSVQCYLNALDTCYQTYCKKMRNKHNHNVTLDSFNAFLFHSPYCKLVQKSFARLAFIDFLNISKEEVSKKHPELAQFHDVKLEDTYFNRDIEKSFMNLSKPNFQQKTQPSLMIANQVGNMYTPSVYTGLASLLISKPIKELAGSKVGVFSYGSGLCSTMYSLTITNECNEKSNLMKIISSLSYIKKELDARQKISPEAYTKELEWREQNCHTVPFTPHSTTKNMFPGAYYLVQVDEKYRRTYNRV